TGGTttgattttcaattgaaatgaaataagataaattatcACTATCGTGGAATGATATTTACTAAATCTTCTTTAGACAGTTACGAAGAAATTTGAACAATAGTAAATGTAGTCTTTGTATCTGTAAGAATAAATAGAGCATGAGAGTATATCCTCCAATTGTTCAAGAATTACTCAAATTCTTAAATATAAATCTCACTGTCAAATAAATtcagtaattttttaaaattataaattatttcatagtatattctaattaaaattgaaattaattgatttaatttcaaattaattatttttattttacaaaataaacattttttttttattttaactatttgaaatcaaataaaatcaAGTTAAATTTGAAATCGAACTAAGATCAAAACCGATGAAAACCATACAATCAAATTATAATTCCCATGAATCTTAAACCAAGATCGCTGATATCAATCCAAAACCAATCAAACTTCAGACCTGACTGTTGCCACCCCTACTTTTAGCATAACCCAAAATCAGTAACGTATGTTTGAATACCTGTGTCTAATTGGAAGCCCAATTTTGGAACTCTCCTTTGTTTGGGTTTCCATATCAGACACATGGGCCAATGGTTTTTAAACAAATCATTTGAGCTGTGGGCTTAGGCCGTCCCAAAGGTCAGTTGTCGGCACGCAGTGgccttaaaaatatatatatatatatatgtaaattttatattataataaaattaatagtttaattcttatattttaaaaaatatattaatttctgttaattatttattttttatactaTTTTAAGTATTGGCGATTAAAGGTCAAAACaaaaagattaaattattaatacagaaattaaataataataataataataataatattttatctcTATTCTTTAAAAACTTCAAAATGTCATTAATCACTAAATAATTGGAAAAAttcaatataaaaattaattaatgtattttttaaataaaaaattaaattattaatattactataataaaaaataaataataatttataaaaaaggtTAACTCAGAGAAAATAAGAATTaacacaaaagaaaaataaataataaaatatataaaagtgATATAACGTGTTAGGGAAACAATTATTTCTGAACCGCTTTAaatcttattaatttttcattatcatACTCTAACTTTAATGTAGTGGGAACAGAGTTGACCTTTCCATTCTGAATTTCCATTACCTGCCCATGATAATACAGTATTATTGTTtgctaaaattaaattatttttatataattataaatagggGTGGTTACAATTCAAGAATCGTAAGTTACGATTACTTAATCGTCAATTcaagtttaatgaaataatgaacttGAACTAAATCATTAGGAGATGATTTATAAGACAGTTCATAAACTGTTGATTGTGGTTCAAGTTTTGGTTTAAAACGATTGGAAAGGTGatttaaaaaataactatttaaGATAATTTAAAGATAATTTGAGAGCGATTTAAGGGTgacttagataaaaaaaaaaaaaaaatttattgatttataatataagttatatttgtaaaaatattttaatttttcttataaatatttcaatcaaaataaaagaagaaaaaagagaatgaaaataatttatttttaagaaaaaattaataaatgaatacttgaatttgattaaaaaattagagatgaaattaattttttttaaagaaattagaaaaaaatgTATGAATTTAATTTGACCTATGTATCTATTTAAGATTTAGAGAAATCAAAATTTCTAATTCAATTGCTtgccttttaaaaaaaattatatgataattgataattaaaaaagtataaagagaaaaaaaataaaacagagggtattaaaaattttattaaggatataaaataataatagaataattgagatagtattgaaaatttcagtgagcatataaaataataaagtaaaaaaattcaGAGGATTCAgagaattaaaaggagtgtagaaaataattgtttagagaatttgagaaGAATTGAAAaagtattaagaattaaaaagagtgtagagaataattgtgtagataattaataatatatatatataaatgaattagaagTAAGGTGaggtatttatttaattattttgtatttaaatagcCGATTTTATCTTATTCGAAACCTTTGATTCAATCTAGTTTGAAACCGTCAATTCTCAGTTCCTGAAAAATATGAATATGAATCAAACCATAGAAAAACAGTTTTAGTCTGATTCAAAATTGATTCTGATTTTGATTAGTTTCATTctgattttaatcaaattagttttGATTTGGTGTCAATTTGAAATCAAACCGTGATTActtctaattatatttttaaatataataattttaaaaatcattattatttaaattatatatttctcatttataatttattttttaataattattattaattgttTGACATCGCTGTCAAAAAATCCACCCGCCCTGATCTGCACTCTTACGGGTCGCACCCGTTGCCATTCCTTTCCAATTGGTAAGAAAGCAAAAATAAAATATTCCCACACCAGTGGGCTGCCATGATTGATTAGCATCTGCATTTGAGAATAGATGAAATAGAGGCAGTGTTAAATTCAATCCACCAACTACATTCTTTCTTGCTTTTGGCGTTTGCAAAACGCACTCTCCTTCCTTTCTTCCTCTCAGGATCTCAGTTGCTGTTACATCCGTCCACAAAAATGGAAGATACTGCCGTTTTGAACTCTAATCAGAAGCCGACGATCGTGGTCACCAACGACGACGGTATTGACGCACCAGGACTTCTTTCTCTGGTTCGCGTCCTCGTCTCCACTCATCGCTTCCACGTACTGGTTTGCGCGCCTGATTCGTACGTttatcttttctttctttatcctCATATACCTGTACGTGCGTGCGTTTATTTTGACTTCTGACTTTCTAAGCTGCGATTGCTCGAATTATGACTTCAATTGTAGTTTTCTCTTTAAATGAGAGAATGACATTTCTGTAAATATAAGCTATCTGTGATATTTTTGTGCGATAactgtttgataaaattatttttatgaagaATTTAAGAACTGTAATTTCTAGAATTGCTATGCAATTTCGAATGGATTGATGATGTTTATTGTTTAACAACTTTCAGGGAAAAATCGGCCGTCAGTCATTCTATTACTTGGCGCCATCCCATATCTGCTAGGCGAGTATACATTGAAGGAGCAACGGCCTTTGCAGTTTCTGGTCTGTTTTTCTTTATATGCTCCTCATCTTAGTTAAAATCTCACTTAAGTATTAGGATATAAACATGCATCAACTTTATCTGTTTCCTATTCTTTCCTGATCATTCTTTCGCATGGAATTTATTGATACTGATTTTGAACTCTCAAACAATTATTTTTGAAACACTTCCTCACAATATTTTATATCATGCAGAAGGCTATTTGTTTAGTGGAATAAAAGACTTCAGAATGCTAACTGATCATGAACAATTTATAACTACCGAGGTTTTAGTGATTGTGTGCACTTATCATTATGCTGAATGCTTTCATATACTAATTTGTCTGTGTTTATGTTTCTACTATTTCTTCTTTCTACGTAGTTCATTGTTTTTAGTAGGGGAAAAAAAGCATTAATTTCCtcatgattttattttattttattttattttaattcccGTGGAATTCATAGACTGACTCTTGagtttttatttttcttccttaAGAACACGGACCATAAATCAACATCTACAATTTTTATTACTAATGCTTGTTTCTAGATTCATTTAAGTAATTATGGACCATCATTCAACATCTACTACTTTTACTACTAATTCTTGTTTTTAGATTCATTCTAAGTATTTTTTTTctagaaaaattgaagttttacATATAATTTGCAGGCACTCCAGCTGATTGTGCTTCTTTAGGAGTCTCCAAAGCACTCTTTCCTACAATTCCTGATCTGGTAGCTATGtgctttaatttttagttatggaAATCTGAATTAACCAACTGCTAGAGTGGATTTATTTAATATTGTAACTTGTTGCTCCCATTTTTGaatgtatatatttctcttcttctataaTGTGTCCCTACCAAATGACTTTCGTAGTTTCACTTTCATGGCTTAGGAGTTGCAATCACCAATGACAAGACAATATTACTCCTTAATCAATATTCTCTAATCTTTCTTAGTTTAGGTCACTTTGTTGCACATTCTGCTCTGCGCTGAACAATATACTTGCACACATCCTTTTTACATGTTTAGGTTCTGTTGATCAACAAGCTGCTGTATGAAGGTGCTAATATATTTTCCTATTTCTTCAAACAGGTAATCAGTGGTATAAACATGGGGAGCAATTGCGGCTATCACATGTTAGTAGTGTTACATTTCTGTACCTTTCTTATTTTCCTAAAATTTTCAGCTGCATAATTCCATTTCCTCACTGTACCTTCTCCTTTTCCTTCCTTCACCCCCTCTCTTAAAATTTTGTAAGAGAACAGAAATTGAGTTCGGGGGACAGGAAGCATTTCCTAACATTAGGCGATCAAACAAGATAGTGTCCCTGTAACCACTGGGGCTTATGAGTATCTTGCCACAATGTATTTTTGTTTTAGTTACCTGCACAGATTATGCTTATGGATACCTCAATAAAATTTCAGTGTTTACTCTGGTACTGTTGCTGGTGCTCGGGAGGCCTTCTTCAATGATATACCTTCTGTCTCCATTTCATACGATTGGTATGCAGacatattttcaattcttttgtCCAGATCAGTGAGAAGGATTTTGTTCATATTAACTATTTTACAATTGAAATTGGACCTCAGGAAATTGTTATTTAGCTCTTTTAACATGCAAAAAGGGTCATTTGTTCTCCCATATGACTATTTTTGGTGCCTGTAGGATTGGAGGTAAAAGCACTATTCAGGACTTCACAATTGCAGCTGAAGCTTGCACACCTATCATAGGTGCTGTTCTTGTTGAGATTAAGAATCAAACTTATCCTTCAGGTTGTTTTCTGAATATTGATTTACCAACAAATGTTGCTAATCATAAGGTAAATTTCAGGCTAGCTTGTTAAAATATTGCAGTATCAGTGATGCATATAAACTTAAGGAACATTTTAGCATTGACATTTCTATTGGATGCATCTTCATTTCATTTCGCATCTTGGTGAATGCTGATGGAAACCTTGGGCAGAAAAGGAAGCCAGATCAGGAACTATTAATGGAAAAAAATCagagaaattttttaaaataattcccCTCAGTTTGTACTAAACCGTCAATTGAATCCTGTTTGACATGTTCttttattgatttataaattGTTTTTGTGCATGGTTCAGTTTGTTTTGAACTAATGGAACTGTCAGTTATAAACCTTAAATGTACAGGCTCGTGCACTTGCACATGTAGATTGGATCTATGTGATTCTTGCTTTTTAGCTGAAATATGTTTGTCTGCCCATatcagattaattttatttttcttggtGGGATGTATGAAAAAAGAGTCAGTCTGATGACAGAAAGGAGGGCTGGTGTCACAACCCATTTTATTTGTCATTCTTATATTTTTATGTGTTGCATGTACATCCTTCTTAGTTTGGAGCATATGCCCTGTCGCATTATAGCTTAGTAGCTTATCATAAGATTATTAGTGATTCTGTTAGGCAAGAAAACTGAAACGTGGTTCTGTGTTTTTGCTGTTTCTTGTGCCTTTATAAGGGATATAAGCTGACTAAGCAGGGTAAAAGCATATTCAGGATGGGGTGGAAGCAAGTTACTTCTGGCACAGAAGGAGGGAAAATGTTATCAACAATGACAATGGACACAAATTCAGCTGTGCAAACAGAAACTGGTGCATCAAATGTAGCACAAGAACATATGTGGTTTAGGAGAGAAGTGGGTTCCTTTCTTTAGTAAATGTTCAtccatttatttaattttgttcCCATTTTTCTGCTTAATAGATATTCCTGTCATAGTGTTATTTGCAATTTTTTGTCTAAAGGTAAAACTTTTACCTGGACAAATGATGGGTGAGATTCTTTGTCATTTGGGATAACAAATGCAGTGTGCTCCTTACCCCTTCATCACATTTTTCCTTTTTAAGATTTTCTTTAtctcctttccttttctcctAAGACCACTTTCTGCTCATATTTGGGAGGGGAAGGCATCCTTCCCAGTGAGCAGAATTGGATTGGTAGGTCACATGGCTCAACAAGTGGACCTATAGAATATAGAATCAATTGAACAAGGACTAATGTCAAATTATTGAACTTTTTCAGTTTGAACTAAATATTTTGATTACATTATTATCAATCAgcaattcaaaatgaaagaaaatgtagTTGATTCGGGCTACTGTTTATGGATAGCTCAGATAATTGTTATGTGCTCATTAGAAAACACACTACTTGAGGAATGTTAAAATTTCTAATCTTTCTTTCTGCCCTTTTCTTTCTTAGaatactgtgttcttaaatttaaGAAATGTTTGGCCCTTCAATTCTTACAGGTAAAGGGAGAGGAAGTTGATGATGATGATACAGATCACAAATTTCTTCGGGACGGATATGTGCGTATTTCACCATCATTGTTTTATGTGTTGAAACTTATCTGGATAACATTGTCCATAATTAACAGAATACTTGAATTCATTTCAGATTACTGTAACTCCCCTTGGTGCCCTCTCCCAAGTAGAGACAGGCTGCCTAGATTACTTTAACGATTGGCTGCCAGGCGTGGTTGACCGCTCATCTCCATCAGCCTTATAATGCTGGGATCTCTCAAGCGGTAAAACACCGTGACATGAGCCTTGCAAGTTTCATTTATTAAGGCTTGACTGTACCACATAATAAAAACCATTTGAgggaaaaattttataatttattttttttcttatttcgaACCAATTATCACTGTGTATGAATACCTTGCATCCTCATGTGCTCATACATCACTTTCCCATTTGTTTCTCTATCGTTTATCATGATTATCTTGCTCACAAGTCCCAACATAGCCATCTAGATATTTGCTTCATAAGTTTTGAGGATTGAATTAGGTCATGCAGAATAAACATATTGTGAAATTTTGAAGTATGGCTTGCAGTAGCAGAAGAAAGAAGATAACAAACATTTGGCTTCCAAAATGAAGTGCCTAATTCCAAATACGTATTTTCGGTTGTTTCTTAATTTCTTCTAGTAATGCTTAAGTCCTAATTATCTGAAATCCCTTACCTGTAATTTAGATTTGCTTAAATATGACCTAAACATGATAGGTCATGTTTATATAAACATGAGAGATCTTAATCCAGATGGGAGCATTGCTTCTAAATCTTCTaccttttttcatttttttctggCTGAAAATTTGTTAATT
The Hevea brasiliensis isolate MT/VB/25A 57/8 chromosome 15, ASM3005281v1, whole genome shotgun sequence genome window above contains:
- the LOC110671066 gene encoding uncharacterized protein LOC110671066; this translates as MEDTAVLNSNQKPTIVVTNDDGIDAPGLLSLVRVLVSTHRFHVLVCAPDSEKSAVSHSITWRHPISARRVYIEGATAFAVSGTPADCASLGVSKALFPTIPDLVISGINMGSNCGYHIVYSGTVAGAREAFFNDIPSVSISYDWIGGKSTIQDFTIAAEACTPIIGAVLVEIKNQTYPSGCFLNIDLPTNVANHKGYKLTKQGKSIFRMGWKQVTSGTEGGKMLSTMTMDTNSAVQTETGASNVAQEHMWFRREVKGEEVDDDDTDHKFLRDGYITVTPLGALSQVETGCLDYFNDWLPGVVDRSSPSAL